In the genome of Ovis canadensis isolate MfBH-ARS-UI-01 breed Bighorn chromosome 21, ARS-UI_OviCan_v2, whole genome shotgun sequence, the window AGgtataacattttaaatagatCCACGTGCTTGTTTCATTGAACGGCCAGTAAAAATAATGTGGTCACAGCCCTACCTAATTCTACCTTAGGTGTTCTGATCCTTTCTCTACACAGTACTTAGCAGATTGATTCTTAAAACATAAATTGGACCAAAATAGAGTAGTTAAAACATGCTAGATAAAGACTAGTAGTCAtcataaatgaaaatgaagaaaagagtttttattttatttatttatttttatttttttactttacaatactgtactggttttgccatacatcaacatgaatcctccacaggtgtacataagttcccaatcctgaacctccctcccacctccctccccataccatccctctgggtcatcccagtgcaccacccccaagcatcctgtatcctgcatcaaacctagactggcgattcgtttcttacatgatattatacatgtttcaatgccattctcccaaatcatctcgccctctccctctcccacagagtcaaaaagtctgttctgtacgtctgcgtctcttttgctgtctcgcatacagggttattgttaccatctttctaaattccatatatatgtgttagtatactgtattggtgtttttctttctggcttacttcactctgtataatcagctccagtttcatccacctcatcagaactgattcaaatgtattctttttgatggctgagtaatactccattgtgtatatgtaccacagcttttttatccattcatctgctgatggatatctaggttgcttccgtgttctggctattataaacagtgctgcgatgaacattggggtacacgtgtctcttccaattctagtttccttggtgtgtgcccagcaatacagccactatggagaacagtgtggagattccttaaaaaactggaaatagaaaagaGTTTTTAGAAAAGGATAAGGTATTAATTGAGGCAGTTGAGAAAGTGATATTGGGAAATTATACAACTAATTATAGAAAAAAGACATTTTGTCAACACCAGATGGGATTATTGCCTTTCTAAGTGGTTACATTCCTAATCTccagctttttctttaaaatcagttCTTTCAAAACAGTATCACTGGgcaatttcaaatatttgaacTTAATGGATGGCTCTCTACTAAAGGAAAAAAGTGTTCAAGAGTTACTGTTAATCAAAGGGATTTGAAAGTAAGCAAATGTTTTGGCATAGTTACATTTTAGTCTAAGAATTAATGAGATAGAGTAAAGTAAAGAAGTGGAGGGgtaaaggaggaaggaggggaaagtCTCCAGTCTAATTGCTTCCTCTGTTCTACAGATATCTCCTTTGGGGAGATGGCCCCAAAGGAATACCCAAAATGCCTATTCACTCTTCAGGGAATGAATGCCACTCCTCTGACAAAGAGGTGTGTTCAGCCTCTCTGGTTTCAGAGCCTGGCCCTCCTGTTTCATAGCatctaaaaggaaaggaaaccagGAGGGTGGATGTGGGGCCTGGATTCCAGTCCAAGCCCACTCTTTCCCTTCCATCTGTAGGTACCTTCTTTCTAGAACGCTCTCTCCTCATCTGATGGGTTATACATACTAGAGGCAGGTGAGAGAAGATGGGAATTGGCTCTATTAGAATTTGGGCTAAAACTGACTTAGCTCACTCCATGGATTTTCTTAAGATATTCCCTAATTAATGACGCTGAGTCTTGAAAACCTTAACTGTATCCATACATATTGTCATATTGCAGATGTAAATTCTATTGAAAGACAGAATTTTATGTTGAAAGAAGatagttgtttttaatattgcTAATTGCTTGATGCTTTTGCCTGCATTAAGTATTATCATTTCCATCCTGTTCTGTATTATCACTAGATGGTTTTCAGTTTTCTGCTGTTTCAGTTATGATGGTGAGAGCATTTTTGAGAATcattcacatgagtcagttcggGACAGTTCAGCcacgcagtcatgtccaatgctttgagatcccattgacggcagcccaccaggctcctctgtccatagaattctctgggcaagaatactggagtgggctctcATTCTCTGCTccatttttatgtatagtatataGATGTTATCCCTTTCCCCTGGGTCTTGTGCAGGCATTAGTGTTTTGGGGAAAGCTCATTTCAATGAGACCACTGTCTGACCTTCCAGGTGTGACTAGATGTGAAGATGAGGAATCACACTCCAGTAACTGAGTTCCTCCTCATGGGAATCCCTCACACACAGGGGCTGGAACACGCACTCTTTGTCTTCTTCCTCGCCTTCTACCTGCTCACTCTAGTGGGGAACCTGCTCATTCTCCTGGCCACCCTCACTTCCTCCAACCTGCACACCcccatgtatttcttcctggGCAACCTGTCAGTGTTTGACATCTTTTTCCCTTCCGTGAGTTCCCCCAAAATGATGCTCTACCTTCTGGGGCAAAGCCGGACCATCTCTTACCAGGGCTGCGCCTGCCAGCTCTTCTTTTATCACCTCCTGGGCTGCACGGAGTGTTTCCTGTACactgtgatggcctatgaccgctttgCCGCCATCTGTCACCCCTTGCGGTACACGGCCATCATGAACCCCAGGGTGTGTGCCATCTTGACTCTGAGCACCTGGATGGGGAGCAGTGTGCATGCGTCTGTCCTCACATTTCTTGTGTTTAAGTTACCCTACTGTGGCCCCAAGGAGGTGGGCAATTTCTTCTGTGACATCCCGGTTGTGCTGCCCCTGGCCTGTGCAGACACCTCTCTAGCTCACAGGGTGAGTGTCACCAATGTAGGTGTTGTGGCACTCCTGTGTTTCCTTCTTGTCCTCACTTCTTATACTCGCATCGTTATCTCTATATTGAGAATCAGCTCCTCAGAAGGCAGGCACAGAGCCTTCTCCACCTGCAGTGCCCACCTGACTTCTGTCCTGCTCTTCTATGGACCCGTGATCCTCATTTATCTCCGGACTGCCTCCAGCCCATGGTTGGATTCTGTGGTTCAGGTATTAAATAATATTGTTACCCCATCCTTAAATCCTTTGATATATAGCTTGAGAAACAAGGATGTGAAGTTGGCTCTGAGAAAAGCACTAATCCATGGAGTACATACCTGAGGAGTGTAAGCTTTTCTGTCATTATCTCTCCTTACAATTTTGCCTTGTATTTGTCTGGGGCACCTAGTCTCTTATAGTTGGTGTGACTGCTAAGTGCGATGTGGGACAAGTAGGTTGAATTAATTCTTTATGAtcagtgtgtatatatttatataaaatttttttcaacaaaatctTTTACAGCACTTACCATGTGCTAGGCAGTATTCTATGCACTTTACAAGTACTGGCACATGTTTTTATTATCACATGGAGTAGATATTATTATCCCAGTTTACAGAGGAGAATATTAAGGCACCAAGAGGTTAGGACAGTTTTGCAGTGTCTCAGAGATAGAAAGTCACTGAGCTAGGATGTGAATGCAAGGTTTTTAACTTTTTGCTAATGCTTCCACTGTATTGTCAGAATTATAACATAAATGCTTACTTCTTTTAGGGACTTCTTTTCAATTTACATTGAGTATTCTccaattttccaaaaaaaaatctgtagtttattaaatttgttccattaattttatcactttttaatatatattttaataaatgttatatatttcaTCTTGATATAAAGAATTTCTGTTACATTCCAGAAGCCAGGTGATATCCATGTATCTACTAACATGTATTTTAATAGGTCATCAATCTTAGTTAAGTATATCTGTTCTTTACTACAGTGATTTGAATTCTATAATAATGACTGcagattttctttcattaaattaaGACTGAGTTTGAATTGCAGAATTCCTGAACCTTCAAATATAATCATCTTTTTTCCCTTATATAAGTAAATAGATATGAAGAAAACAGGAAGACTGTGAAAATTAAAGTGACCTGAAATTATGCATTAATGCTACCACTGAAATATAATCACCATTAACATTCTGGCATTTGCTCTATCTCTCTCATTGGTGACTAAATTAGAACTAAATTTCCTGACTTCctctttataattatttgttataTATCCCTATTATTATATacctatctgctgctgctgctgctgctaagtcgcttcagtcgtgtccgactctgtgcgaccccatagacggcagcccaccaggctcccccatccctggggttctccaggcaagaacactggaatgggttgccatttccttctccaatatctacatatgtatatttatgcagTTGTAGTCacatatgtggggcttccctggtggctcagtggtaaagaatctgcctgcaatgcaggagacccgggttctatccctgaggtgggaagatcccccggaggagggcgtggcaacccattctagtactcttgcgtagagaatcccacagatggaggagcctggcagtctgcagttCTTAGAGTCAcaccgagttggacacgactgaagtgactaagcagcagcagctgcagtcaTGTCTATAAATAAGTGTATAAACTGCTCACGTGCACattcatgtcagattcttttcaaccccatggactgtagcccatcaggctcctcagtccatgggatttttcaggcaagaatactggagtggattgccattttctactgcagtgagtctcttgtgtctcctgcattgacaggtggattctttaacactgagccaccaatcTTGTTTTAACAGTGTATCAAGCATTTTCAGTTGCCACAGTTTTTaaccagttttattgagataaaatttacataccaaataattcacccatttaaagtacaTGAGTCAGtgtttttttagtatattcacagatatgTGCAACCATCCCCATGGTGTGTTTTAGAGCATTTTTATCATCTCAAAAAAGATATACCATTTAGCTATCATTCTGTTATTACCTCTGTCACCTTTGACTATAAGCTATCATTAATCTGCTTTCTCTATCTATAGATGGACATTTTAATCAAGAGAATCacataaaatgtgtttttttgtgtgtgtgtgtatggctgtcttagcataatgttttcaaggttcatccatgtagtaGCAGGTTATTTATTTCCCTCTGCACCTCTCCCCACTTCATATGTGATATGACTGTCTCTTGTTCTCTTGATTTCTGAGGCAACTATATGTTATTAAATGCATCTGTATTTACAGTTGTTCAGTCTTTATACCAGATTAacccttttattattataaaatattcctttttatcTCTAGTAACATGttctgttttaaagtctattttgtctactAATCTAACCACTTCAACTCCCCCGTTGTTTCTATTTGCATGACATCTCTTTCTCTACActcttattttccttctgtttgtatctttttatttttttaaatttaaatatatttattttaattggagattaaatacttaaaaaaaagtttttatttttaattaatttatttggctgccctggttcttagttgcagcatgtgagatctagttccctgaccacggatgtgaaaccagaccccctgcattgagagctcagagtcttagccactggaccacttgggaagtcTCCTGTTTTTGTCTTTGAATCTAAAATATGTCTCTTATAGACAGAATGCATTTGGATCACTTTTATGGTTCAGTTCAATGATCTCTGCCTTTTGATTgaattttaatccatttttaatgttaaaatagaTATAATTGGATTTACATGTGATATGTAAATATCACGTTTACTTTTTGCTTTCTATATGTGTCATTCCATgtcttttattgttcttttatttctcctttaaaaattaatttaattaatatttttagcattcttaatttctttaaggGGTTTTTAACTATATTGTTGGAATTATTACCTTAATAGTTGCTCTAGGGCTTACCATGTTATgtcttcagttcggttcagttcagttgctcagtcgtgtccgactctttgcgaccccatgaatcacagcacgccaggcctccctgtccatcaccaactcccagagttcactcagactcacatccatcaagtctgtgatgccatccagccatctcatcctctctcgtccccttctcctcctgcccccagtctctcccagcatcagagtcttttccaatgagtcagctcttcgcatgaggtggccaaagtactggagcttcagctttagcatcattccttccaaagaaatcccagggctgatctccttcagaatggactggttggatctccttgcagtccaagggaccctcaagagtcttctccaacaccacagttcaaacgcatcaattcttcggtgctcagccttcatcacagtccaactctcacatccatacatgaccactggaaaaaccatagcctggactagatggaccttatggcagagtaatgtctctgcttttgaatatactatctaggttggtcataatttttcttccaaggagtaagcgtcttttaatttcatggctgcagtcaccatctgcagtgattttggagtcccaaaaaataaagtctgacactgtttctactgtttctccatctatttcccatgaagtgatgggaccggatgccatgatcttcgttttctgaatgttgagctttaagccaactttttcatctcctctttcactttcatcaagaggctttttagctcctcttcactttctgccataaggatggtgtcatctgcatatctgaggttattgatatttctcccagcaatcttgattccagcttatgcttcttccagcccagcgtttctcatgatctactctgtatataaataagcagggtgacaatatacagccttgacgtactctttttcctatttggaaccagtcttttgttccatgtccagttctaactgttgcttcctgacctgcatatatgtttctcaagaggcagatcaggtggtctggtattcccatctctttcagaattttccacagtttattgtaattgttgctgctgctgctaagtcacttcattgttAGGGAGATGCAAATAAAATTCACTTTGCGATATCACCTGCACCCATTAGAATAGCTCTTactggggaaaaaagcaaaatagaaaagaGATGTGGAAAACTTGGAAACATTGTGCACCATTGGTAGGAATTGCAAAATGGTACACTCTCTATGGAAAGTAGTATGGTGATTtctcagtaaatttggaaataaaattaccCTATGATTCACTAATTT includes:
- the LOC138426752 gene encoding putative olfactory receptor 10D4, translated to MRNHTPVTEFLLMGIPHTQGLEHALFVFFLAFYLLTLVGNLLILLATLTSSNLHTPMYFFLGNLSVFDIFFPSVSSPKMMLYLLGQSRTISYQGCACQLFFYHLLGCTECFLYTVMAYDRFAAICHPLRYTAIMNPRVCAILTLSTWMGSSVHASVLTFLVFKLPYCGPKEVGNFFCDIPVVLPLACADTSLAHRVSVTNVGVVALLCFLLVLTSYTRIVISILRISSSEGRHRAFSTCSAHLTSVLLFYGPVILIYLRTASSPWLDSVVQVLNNIVTPSLNPLIYSLRNKDVKLALRKALIHGVHT